The Microscilla marina ATCC 23134 genome has a segment encoding these proteins:
- a CDS encoding YbbR-like domain-containing protein, whose amino-acid sequence MFRSMVNKLVQAFLLFRDSNAKVIVVCLFLSTMLWFTLELNKEQSIEVSYPVSFEYNDSLFIPTTPLPKHIRIMIKGTGWQVLSKYFGLSGKSVVYDINGMLQSYVDGSIHKKTYILPALPQSQAKIRKSLETVELLGVLSDTLSFTFDRRAKRTLPLSIYHEKALAEDFQIDGKVTIEPQFVVFEGPEKMVKNLADPFMLELPEKNIKTAYDNEVTISLPANQQKLIVQDKKTAKIQFDVAKFMSKTFRVPVMAKGFPSSTQFTLSNRAVQLKFHFKASDLGQIRLKEFKVYADFSELNPADSTIKLKLIKPAVVTDYQMVPNKIKLRNVEKKDS is encoded by the coding sequence ATGTTCCGAAGCATGGTAAATAAACTGGTACAAGCATTCTTACTTTTTCGCGATAGTAACGCAAAGGTGATAGTTGTATGTTTGTTCTTATCTACTATGCTTTGGTTTACTTTAGAACTCAACAAAGAACAAAGCATAGAAGTGTCTTATCCGGTAAGCTTTGAATACAACGATTCTTTGTTTATTCCCACCACTCCACTCCCCAAGCACATTCGTATCATGATCAAAGGCACCGGCTGGCAGGTCTTATCCAAGTACTTTGGTTTAAGCGGCAAGTCAGTAGTATACGATATCAATGGCATGCTGCAAAGTTATGTGGATGGCAGTATCCACAAAAAAACCTATATATTACCTGCTTTGCCTCAGAGCCAGGCAAAAATACGCAAATCGCTGGAAACGGTAGAGTTGTTGGGGGTATTGTCAGATACTTTGTCTTTTACCTTTGACCGTCGCGCCAAACGTACATTGCCATTGAGCATTTACCATGAAAAAGCGTTGGCAGAGGACTTTCAAATAGATGGAAAAGTAACTATAGAGCCTCAGTTTGTGGTTTTTGAGGGACCCGAAAAAATGGTAAAGAACCTGGCAGACCCTTTTATGCTTGAGCTGCCAGAAAAAAATATTAAAACAGCCTATGACAATGAGGTGACAATTAGCTTGCCTGCCAACCAACAAAAACTCATTGTTCAGGATAAAAAAACCGCCAAAATACAGTTTGATGTGGCAAAGTTTATGTCCAAAACATTTAGAGTACCCGTAATGGCCAAAGGGTTTCCTTCCTCTACACAGTTTACATTGTCTAACCGGGCAGTTCAGTTAAAATTCCATTTCAAAGCATCAGACCTGGGGCAAATAAGACTCAAAGAATTTAAAGTGTATGCAGATTTTAGTGAGCTAAACCCTGCAGACTCTACGATTAAGCTTAAGTTGATAAAACCTGCAGTGGTGACTGACTATCAGATGGTGCCCAATAAAATCAAGCTAAGGAATGTCGAAAAAAAAGATTCTTAA
- the yajC gene encoding preprotein translocase subunit YajC, with protein sequence MLLLLETIFLQGKAAGGGGNAMMSQLLLIFGILIVFYFFMIRPQQKKQKAQAQFREGLKKGDKVVTIGGLHGTIAQVEGDVLTLEVGDGKSMKLKFDVNSVSVDATRKIGANN encoded by the coding sequence ATGTTGTTGTTGTTAGAAACGATTTTTTTGCAGGGCAAGGCAGCCGGTGGTGGTGGCAATGCAATGATGAGCCAGCTTTTGTTGATTTTTGGGATTTTGATTGTTTTTTATTTCTTTATGATCCGTCCCCAACAAAAAAAGCAAAAAGCACAGGCGCAATTTAGAGAAGGGCTCAAAAAAGGTGACAAAGTAGTAACCATTGGAGGACTACACGGCACCATTGCTCAAGTAGAAGGAGATGTTTTAACGCTGGAAGTAGGCGATGGAAAATCTATGAAACTTAAATTTGACGTTAACTCTGTATCTGTAGATGCTACCCGTAAGATAGGGGCAAATAACTAA
- a CDS encoding YtxH domain-containing protein, with product MSKLANAITAFVAGTAVGAAVGILYAPEEGNKTRDKLTYRLSKLKDKVTQLTEELTQGKEEITSEAKIQGKKVVGDLEARVKDLNKEFEELTKQIRKD from the coding sequence ATGAGTAAATTAGCGAACGCAATTACTGCTTTTGTTGCAGGTACTGCCGTAGGTGCAGCTGTTGGTATTTTGTATGCGCCTGAAGAAGGAAACAAAACCAGAGACAAACTCACTTACCGTTTGTCTAAGCTTAAAGATAAAGTTACCCAACTTACCGAAGAATTAACTCAAGGAAAAGAAGAGATTACCAGTGAGGCTAAGATTCAAGGCAAAAAAGTAGTGGGTGACCTGGAAGCAAGGGTAAAAGACTTAAACAAAGAGTTTGAGGAATTGACCAAGCAAATAAGAAAAGATTAA
- a CDS encoding DUF1573 domain-containing protein gives MKRNLLLVVTLLWAFTACDSKSKESQTENGDTTATVVAGNTKESAANNNTENNNNQTVVSTTGENKTESTKPTNENDNGPKASIKFEKMTHDFGEITEGTVAKHTFTFTNSGDVPLVVKSARGSCGCTVPDWPKEPIAPGKTGEIKVQFNSQGKPGTQAKTVTLTTNTAAGTEVLNIKAQVKAVAKVNGPVKK, from the coding sequence ATGAAAAGAAATCTTTTATTGGTAGTGACGTTGTTGTGGGCGTTTACCGCCTGCGACAGCAAGTCAAAAGAGTCACAGACAGAAAATGGTGACACCACTGCAACAGTGGTAGCAGGCAATACTAAAGAAAGTGCTGCTAATAACAATACAGAGAATAACAACAACCAAACGGTAGTATCTACCACTGGTGAGAATAAAACTGAGAGCACCAAACCTACGAACGAAAATGATAACGGCCCTAAAGCCTCTATCAAATTTGAGAAAATGACGCACGACTTTGGCGAAATCACCGAAGGAACCGTAGCAAAACATACCTTTACCTTTACCAACAGTGGCGATGTGCCATTGGTGGTAAAGAGTGCGCGTGGCTCTTGTGGTTGTACAGTACCCGATTGGCCAAAAGAACCCATTGCGCCTGGTAAAACTGGTGAAATCAAAGTTCAATTCAACAGTCAGGGCAAGCCTGGTACTCAAGCCAAAACAGTTACTTTGACTACCAATACTGCTGCTGGTACAGAAGTATTGAACATTAAAGCCCAGGTAAAAGCAGTGGCTAAAGTAAACGGACCTGTAAAAAAATAA
- the coaE gene encoding dephospho-CoA kinase (Dephospho-CoA kinase (CoaE) performs the final step in coenzyme A biosynthesis.): MSKKKILKIGITGGIGSGKSIICRIFGCVGVPIYDADSRARWIMNNHQALQQEVTAEFGTEAYDSQGQLNRPYMAKQVFNDSNKVKTLNQLVHPKVGQDFAAWVQLYPNAPYLLKEAALMFESGSHQALDRVITVFAPKDVRIKRVLQRDPQRSEEQVKAIFGKQLAEEEKIKRADFVVYNDDQQMVLPQVLRLHEQFLNL; this comes from the coding sequence ATGTCGAAAAAAAAGATTCTTAAAATCGGAATAACTGGTGGGATAGGTTCTGGTAAAAGCATCATCTGTCGTATTTTTGGTTGTGTTGGAGTACCCATATACGATGCCGACAGCAGGGCAAGGTGGATTATGAACAACCACCAAGCGTTGCAACAAGAAGTAACGGCCGAGTTTGGCACTGAAGCTTATGATAGCCAAGGGCAGCTCAACCGCCCTTATATGGCAAAACAAGTGTTTAACGATAGTAACAAAGTAAAAACTTTGAATCAATTGGTGCACCCCAAAGTAGGGCAAGACTTTGCTGCCTGGGTTCAGCTTTATCCAAACGCACCTTATTTGCTCAAAGAAGCAGCTTTGATGTTTGAATCAGGAAGCCACCAGGCGCTTGACCGTGTAATCACTGTTTTTGCGCCTAAAGATGTGAGAATCAAGCGAGTATTACAACGAGATCCTCAACGATCGGAGGAACAGGTAAAAGCCATATTTGGCAAGCAACTTGCAGAAGAGGAAAAAATAAAGCGTGCTGATTTTGTGGTATACAATGACGACCAACAAATGGTTTTGCCGCAGGTTTTACGGTTGCACGAGCAATTCTTGAATTTATGA